A window of Lacibacter sediminis contains these coding sequences:
- a CDS encoding universal stress protein yields the protein MKKILLAFDGTHFSNGAFQFARELNELEPALVTGAFLPQAQAANLWSYADGMSGPMFVPLVEERNTEVMKENMTKFETLCRRNGMEYRVHEDLYDFALPELKAETRFADVLVIGSEVFYENLGGKLNEYLQDILHRSECPVVVVPEKYNFPKTNILCYDGSESSVYAIKQFAYLFPELTKQPTLLVYIHEDGKNEFPQQVNIEELVSRHFSDLTLMKLDMSPEKYFSTWINNRESALVVSGAFGRSAISQLIRKSLVKDVIAEHKLPVFIAHR from the coding sequence ATGAAAAAGATTCTGCTGGCATTCGACGGAACTCATTTTTCAAACGGAGCTTTCCAATTTGCCCGTGAACTGAATGAGTTGGAACCTGCTTTAGTAACCGGCGCCTTTTTGCCACAAGCACAGGCCGCCAACCTATGGAGCTATGCCGATGGCATGAGCGGTCCTATGTTTGTTCCTTTAGTAGAAGAACGTAATACGGAAGTGATGAAGGAGAACATGACAAAGTTTGAAACACTTTGTCGTAGAAACGGCATGGAATACCGTGTGCATGAAGACCTGTACGATTTTGCATTACCTGAACTGAAAGCCGAAACAAGATTTGCTGATGTATTGGTGATAGGCAGTGAAGTGTTTTATGAAAATCTTGGTGGAAAATTGAATGAATATTTACAGGACATATTACACAGATCAGAGTGCCCGGTTGTAGTTGTGCCGGAGAAGTATAATTTTCCAAAAACAAACATTCTTTGTTACGATGGCAGCGAATCATCAGTATATGCCATCAAACAATTCGCTTACCTGTTTCCTGAATTAACAAAACAACCCACTTTACTGGTGTACATCCATGAAGACGGGAAGAATGAATTCCCACAACAGGTAAATATTGAAGAACTCGTATCAAGACATTTCAGCGATCTCACATTGATGAAGCTGGATATGAGTCCTGAGAAGTATTTCAGCACCTGGATCAATAATCGTGAAAGTGCTTTAGTGGTATCCGGTGCATTTGGACGTTCTGCCATTTCACAGCTCATTCGCAAAAGCCTTGTGAAAGATGTGATCGCAGAACATAAGTTACCCGTATTTATCGCACACAGATAG
- a CDS encoding YgaP family membrane protein has product MKKNLGNADRIIRLCIAGVLALLWFQNIITGTWGIVALAVAAVFVLTSFVSWCPLYAMFGIKSTPKKQVQ; this is encoded by the coding sequence ATGAAAAAGAATTTAGGCAATGCAGATCGCATCATCAGGCTTTGCATAGCAGGTGTACTTGCTCTGCTTTGGTTTCAAAACATCATCACAGGTACATGGGGAATTGTAGCACTTGCAGTTGCTGCGGTGTTTGTATTAACGAGTTTTGTAAGCTGGTGTCCGTTGTATGCTATGTTTGGCATCAAAAGCACGCCCAAAAAACAGGTGCAATAA
- a CDS encoding ABC transporter permease, translating into MTWLLKLAWKNMWRNRSRTLITMASVLFAVVLSVLASSLKEGIFDNLVKNVVSFYTGYLQVHKAGYWDEQILDNSFEASSSTQEKIFRNNNVKGVAARLESFALASSNDITKGCLVVGIDPENEDRITALKQKLIGGDYLSANDRSVLIAEGLSNRLQLHLHDTIVLIGQGYHGATAAGKFSVKGILKFGSPDLNDKALFMSLATAQDFYSAEGMVTSYVLSLYNTKALQLTATSIRSNLDKEFEVMTWEEMIPDIKQHIQTDSNNMKYVLGVLYMLICFGVFSTLLMMMVERKYEMGMLVAIGMRKEKMMLLLLIESLLTVLAGCVLGLLSSIPVVYMLNKHPIRMGGEAAKAYERFGFEAIFPTSTDASIFISQGFIVLIIGSVLSLYPLYKVMRLNPVTAMKR; encoded by the coding sequence ATGACATGGTTGTTAAAACTGGCATGGAAGAATATGTGGCGAAACAGAAGCCGCACCCTGATTACAATGGCTTCTGTTTTGTTTGCTGTTGTTTTATCTGTATTAGCAAGCAGTTTAAAGGAAGGGATATTTGACAACCTGGTAAAGAATGTCGTGAGTTTCTATACAGGCTATCTGCAGGTGCACAAAGCAGGTTATTGGGATGAACAGATACTTGATAATAGTTTTGAAGCTTCATCATCAACTCAAGAAAAAATTTTCAGGAATAACAATGTAAAAGGAGTTGCAGCAAGGCTGGAGTCGTTCGCATTGGCTTCATCGAACGATATTACAAAAGGTTGTCTTGTTGTTGGTATCGACCCCGAAAATGAAGATCGTATTACTGCACTAAAACAAAAATTAATAGGGGGTGATTATTTATCTGCAAATGACCGGTCGGTACTTATAGCCGAAGGATTGTCCAATCGGTTACAGTTACATCTGCACGATACAATTGTATTGATTGGTCAAGGGTATCATGGTGCAACAGCTGCAGGTAAATTTTCCGTTAAAGGCATTTTGAAATTCGGTTCGCCTGATCTTAATGATAAAGCGTTGTTTATGTCGCTGGCAACAGCGCAGGATTTTTACAGTGCAGAGGGTATGGTAACATCGTATGTGCTTTCGCTGTACAATACAAAAGCATTACAGTTAACAGCAACATCTATCCGTTCAAACTTAGATAAGGAATTTGAAGTGATGACATGGGAAGAAATGATTCCCGATATCAAGCAGCATATCCAAACCGATTCAAACAATATGAAGTATGTGTTGGGGGTACTGTATATGCTTATTTGTTTTGGAGTGTTCAGCACCTTGCTGATGATGATGGTGGAACGAAAGTATGAAATGGGTATGCTGGTGGCAATTGGAATGCGAAAAGAAAAGATGATGTTACTGTTGCTGATTGAATCGCTGCTAACTGTGTTGGCCGGTTGTGTACTTGGTTTGCTGTCGAGTATACCTGTTGTCTACATGCTCAACAAACATCCTATCCGCATGGGTGGAGAAGCAGCAAAAGCATACGAACGGTTTGGATTCGAGGCCATCTTTCCCACATCTACCGATGCATCTATTTTTATCAGCCAGGGTTTCATCGTATTGATCATCGGTTCGGTGTTATCATTATATCCGTTGTATAAAGTAATGCGGCTGAATCCGGTTACAGCAATGAAACGATAA
- a CDS encoding Hsp20/alpha crystallin family protein, with the protein MEHYSSKSSVHYIYPGEYTPLPELERLAEELKLHREGTVVQPLVNVRDRTESFTIEVAIPGVKRENFLIAVKDHVLSIALFVKSSVDCITENFHLHEFNYDCFDRHILLPENVNPELASASYKEGLLHIYIPKESAPVKTEALRIVVY; encoded by the coding sequence ATGGAACATTATTCTTCAAAAAGCAGCGTACACTACATCTATCCCGGAGAGTATACTCCTTTACCTGAACTTGAACGTTTGGCTGAAGAACTGAAGTTACACCGGGAAGGAACCGTTGTACAGCCATTAGTGAATGTGCGTGACAGAACGGAAAGTTTTACAATTGAGGTAGCCATACCCGGCGTAAAACGGGAGAATTTTTTAATTGCAGTGAAAGATCATGTTTTATCTATTGCGTTGTTTGTAAAAAGCAGTGTTGATTGTATTACTGAAAACTTTCATTTGCACGAGTTCAATTATGATTGTTTCGACAGGCATATACTTTTACCTGAGAATGTAAACCCCGAATTGGCATCGGCTTCGTATAAAGAAGGTCTTCTGCATATTTATATTCCGAAAGAATCAGCTCCGGTAAAAACAGAAGCACTACGAATTGTTGTTTACTGA
- a CDS encoding phosphoribosyltransferase, which produces MHKQLNERTMTFKDRIDAGLQLAFKLKKYVIDPCVVLAVPRGGVPVAYTVASELNFPMQLVLTKKIGHPINREYAIGAASLTDYFIIPHDDVTEVYIQKEVKRVQEKLKDMQQKFMGDRPVLPLKGKTVIIVDDGIATGNTMLATVKVIRKEEPEKIIIAVPVTSAEAYKKLAKEADEFICLLIAEEFYGVGAFYDDFKQVTDDDVKTYINNLHQKEEFY; this is translated from the coding sequence ATGCATAAACAGTTAAATGAAAGAACCATGACATTCAAAGACAGAATTGATGCGGGTTTGCAGTTAGCATTCAAACTGAAGAAGTATGTGATAGACCCATGCGTAGTACTTGCCGTTCCAAGAGGTGGTGTGCCTGTTGCATATACAGTTGCCAGTGAATTAAATTTCCCCATGCAACTGGTGCTCACGAAAAAGATCGGCCATCCCATCAATAGAGAATATGCCATTGGTGCTGCCAGTCTTACAGATTACTTTATAATACCACATGATGATGTAACAGAAGTATATATTCAAAAGGAAGTAAAGCGTGTACAGGAAAAATTAAAAGACATGCAGCAGAAATTTATGGGCGACCGCCCTGTTCTTCCATTGAAAGGCAAAACAGTCATTATTGTGGACGATGGTATTGCCACAGGTAACACCATGCTTGCCACTGTGAAGGTGATACGTAAAGAAGAGCCCGAAAAAATAATTATAGCCGTTCCGGTTACTTCTGCAGAAGCGTATAAAAAACTAGCAAAAGAAGCAGATGAATTCATTTGTTTACTGATAGCAGAAGAGTTCTATGGCGTAGGTGCTTTTTACGACGATTTTAAACAGGTAACGGATGACGACGTGAAAACCTATATCAACAACCTGCATCAAAAAGAAGAATTCTATTGA
- a CDS encoding baeRF3 domain-containing protein, translating into MNANIAPEIREVMGALHYRPSVSIILPFEPKMNLKTELMYSLKIAVKKVEDELLAEYPGEMSSLVMAKLNALIKNLNFNTYKKSIALYVSPVFEKVLYLDVPVEEKIIIDESFEIRDLVYSKKELHKYLVLLLSGRESRMYLGNSGDLVRIISDRPEQIDAYVNEAPERVANFSDVSDRKEIMMKKFLYHIDHSLDIVLNAYHLPLFVMGTDRILGHFKQITRHEKAIVQIIHGNYEESSLVELKELLQPYIDDWKKVKEKDLLNQIEEAAGKKKLAVGMTAVWRDASHKKGQLLVVEKNYMFPAQHSSSADVIEKLEEPYNRFSYIKDAVDDVIERVLDNGGDVEFVDEGLLQPYEHIVLINFY; encoded by the coding sequence ATGAACGCAAACATTGCACCTGAAATACGTGAAGTAATGGGAGCACTGCATTACAGGCCTTCCGTTTCAATCATTCTTCCGTTTGAACCGAAAATGAATTTAAAGACTGAGTTGATGTATTCATTGAAGATTGCGGTGAAAAAAGTGGAAGATGAGTTGCTGGCAGAATATCCGGGTGAAATGTCGTCGCTGGTAATGGCTAAGCTCAATGCGCTTATTAAAAATCTTAATTTCAATACGTACAAGAAAAGTATTGCGTTGTATGTATCGCCTGTATTTGAAAAAGTGTTGTACCTGGATGTGCCGGTTGAAGAAAAGATCATTATTGATGAATCATTCGAGATCAGGGATCTTGTTTACAGCAAAAAGGAATTGCATAAATATCTTGTTCTGCTGCTTAGCGGAAGAGAAAGCAGGATGTACTTAGGTAACAGTGGTGATCTTGTGCGGATAATTTCTGACAGACCGGAGCAAATTGATGCTTATGTAAATGAAGCGCCCGAAAGGGTTGCTAATTTCTCCGACGTATCAGACCGAAAGGAAATAATGATGAAGAAATTTCTTTATCACATCGATCATTCACTCGATATTGTTTTGAATGCCTATCATCTTCCTTTGTTTGTAATGGGTACTGACAGAATACTGGGGCATTTCAAACAAATTACCCGGCATGAAAAAGCTATTGTACAGATCATACATGGTAATTATGAAGAGAGTTCACTTGTGGAGTTGAAAGAATTATTGCAGCCTTACATTGATGATTGGAAAAAAGTAAAAGAAAAGGACCTGCTTAACCAGATAGAAGAGGCCGCTGGAAAAAAGAAGCTGGCAGTGGGTATGACAGCTGTATGGCGTGATGCCTCACATAAAAAAGGGCAGTTGCTGGTGGTAGAAAAGAATTATATGTTCCCTGCACAACATAGTTCTTCGGCCGATGTAATTGAAAAACTTGAAGAACCTTATAACCGTTTCTCTTACATTAAAGATGCAGTGGATGATGTAATCGAACGTGTGCTGGATAACGGAGGAGATGTGGAGTTTGTGGATGAAGGGTTGCTGCAGCCTTATGAGCATATTGTGCTGATCAATTTTTACTGA
- a CDS encoding metal-dependent hydrolase, with the protein MDSITHIALGACIGEAFFEKGFGKKAMLWGALAQSIPDIDFVASFWMGTADDLLAHRGFTHSLLFAVLIVPIMAMVAERVHRPHDISFKKWTLFFLVEVLMHLFLDAFNNYGIGWLIPFNDHRFSFNTLYVADIFFSIWPGIAFVALLILDRFHPLRTLWWRIGIFIPFLYLTYCSYNKFSIDREVKQIMVAQNIPHQRYFTTPTPLNNWLWYVVAGNDSGYYIGYRSVFDKKPGMDFNFFPRNDSLLNPVDQFEDMQKLVRFSQQFYTLEKWGDTLVFNDLRFGQILGWHNPKEKFVFHYFLQYPNENKLVVQRGRFTGWNKEEIKILLRRMRGD; encoded by the coding sequence ATGGATTCAATTACACACATTGCACTGGGCGCCTGCATTGGTGAAGCATTTTTTGAAAAAGGTTTTGGTAAAAAAGCAATGCTTTGGGGTGCACTGGCGCAAAGTATTCCTGATATTGATTTTGTTGCTTCCTTCTGGATGGGTACTGCCGATGATCTGTTGGCACATCGTGGCTTTACACATTCACTTTTGTTTGCAGTACTGATTGTCCCGATAATGGCAATGGTTGCTGAAAGAGTTCACCGACCGCATGACATCTCGTTTAAAAAGTGGACATTATTTTTTTTGGTGGAAGTATTGATGCACCTGTTTCTTGACGCATTTAATAATTACGGTATTGGCTGGTTGATTCCTTTCAACGATCACCGGTTTTCATTTAATACATTGTATGTGGCCGATATTTTCTTTTCTATATGGCCGGGTATCGCATTTGTTGCACTGCTGATCCTGGATCGTTTTCACCCGCTTCGTACGTTGTGGTGGAGGATCGGCATTTTCATTCCCTTTCTGTATCTCACTTATTGCAGCTACAACAAATTCAGTATCGATCGGGAAGTAAAACAAATAATGGTTGCACAGAATATTCCCCATCAACGTTATTTCACTACACCAACGCCACTTAATAACTGGCTTTGGTATGTGGTTGCAGGTAACGACAGTGGCTACTATATCGGCTATCGTTCTGTCTTTGACAAAAAACCCGGAATGGATTTTAATTTCTTCCCACGTAACGATTCTTTATTGAATCCGGTTGATCAATTTGAGGATATGCAAAAACTTGTTCGCTTTTCGCAGCAATTCTACACGTTAGAAAAATGGGGTGACACCTTGGTATTTAATGATCTTCGTTTTGGACAAATACTGGGCTGGCATAATCCAAAAGAAAAATTTGTGTTCCATTATTTTCTGCAATATCCCAACGAAAATAAACTAGTGGTGCAGCGTGGGCGCTTCACCGGCTGGAACAAAGAAGAAATAAAGATCCTTCTCAGGCGAATGCGGGGCGATTAA
- a CDS encoding DUF6544 family protein yields the protein MKYLFSFLLFVHGLIHLMGFANGFGFSKLPALTKYISKPTGVLWLFAAMLFTAAAVYYLLKKENWPLFALAAVVISQLLIIWYWKDAKMGTAANFIILLVAVPALGEWQFNRMYKKEVQRMITQPINKSTSTIINEQVRLLPTAVQKWLQASGVINRPAIQRVYLQQRGEMKNKPDGKWIPFEAEQYFTTDPPSFSWKTKISPSDFLFINGKDKYEQGKGNMLIKAYGLFTIADSKGPQTDQGTLLRYLAETSWFPAAAISEYIKWEAIDDKTAKATMSYGGTTASGIFYFNANGDLEKFEADRYYINNKRSSLEKWQVTCIDHKTINGIRIPVKNNVTWKLKDGDFKWLELEITNIQFTFTP from the coding sequence ATGAAATATCTTTTTTCTTTCCTCCTGTTTGTACATGGTCTTATTCACCTGATGGGGTTTGCCAATGGATTTGGTTTCAGCAAACTGCCTGCACTAACAAAATATATTTCTAAACCAACTGGTGTATTATGGCTTTTTGCAGCAATGCTGTTTACAGCCGCTGCTGTTTATTACTTGCTGAAAAAAGAAAACTGGCCGCTGTTTGCTCTTGCGGCGGTGGTGATTTCGCAATTACTCATTATTTGGTACTGGAAAGATGCGAAGATGGGAACAGCAGCCAACTTCATTATCCTGCTGGTTGCTGTGCCTGCATTGGGCGAATGGCAATTCAACCGCATGTATAAAAAAGAAGTACAGCGGATGATTACGCAACCGATCAATAAATCAACAAGTACAATTATAAATGAACAGGTTCGGCTATTGCCAACCGCAGTTCAAAAATGGTTACAGGCAAGCGGTGTCATTAACCGTCCGGCAATTCAACGTGTTTACCTCCAACAACGCGGCGAAATGAAAAACAAACCCGATGGGAAATGGATACCATTTGAAGCAGAACAATATTTTACAACTGATCCCCCCTCCTTTTCATGGAAAACAAAGATCAGCCCTTCCGACTTTTTATTCATTAACGGAAAAGACAAGTATGAACAAGGAAAGGGAAACATGCTCATTAAAGCCTACGGACTTTTTACTATTGCTGACAGCAAAGGTCCGCAAACAGACCAGGGAACGTTGCTACGCTACCTTGCTGAGACCTCTTGGTTTCCTGCAGCAGCAATCAGTGAGTATATAAAATGGGAAGCCATTGATGATAAAACTGCAAAAGCAACCATGAGCTACGGCGGCACAACTGCATCAGGAATTTTCTATTTCAACGCAAATGGCGATCTTGAAAAATTTGAAGCCGACCGTTATTATATCAACAACAAACGTTCTTCACTCGAAAAATGGCAGGTTACTTGCATTGATCACAAAACCATTAATGGCATCCGCATACCGGTGAAGAATAATGTAACATGGAAATTGAAAGATGGAGATTTTAAGTGGCTTGAACTTGAAATTACCAACATTCAGTTTACTTTCACTCCATAA
- a CDS encoding outer membrane lipoprotein-sorting protein, which translates to MNIIVHRKFRWKQMPLLLWFLLPFFLFGQTAKEIVQKADAKMRGNTSIVEITIKTVRPSWSRSMDVKAWTKGADYSLILVQSPAKDKGIVFLKRKKEVWNWMPSLERIIKLPPSMMSQSWMGTDFTNDDLVKESSVLKDYDHSLVGDTVIGSRNCYIIQMIPKAEAAVVWGKLIVCIDKTDFIELHTRFYDEDGVLINSMNGYDIKMMDGRLIPTRFEMIPADKRNHKTEMIYRSVQYDRPINDGFFTIEKMKALR; encoded by the coding sequence ATGAACATTATTGTACATCGAAAGTTTAGGTGGAAGCAGATGCCGTTATTATTATGGTTTCTGCTTCCATTTTTCCTTTTTGGGCAAACCGCAAAGGAAATTGTACAAAAGGCCGATGCCAAGATGAGAGGCAATACTTCAATTGTGGAGATTACTATAAAAACAGTACGTCCATCCTGGAGCAGAAGTATGGATGTAAAGGCATGGACAAAGGGAGCAGATTATTCACTGATCCTTGTACAGTCGCCGGCAAAAGATAAAGGCATTGTTTTTCTGAAACGGAAAAAAGAAGTGTGGAACTGGATGCCTTCGCTGGAACGCATCATTAAACTTCCACCTTCTATGATGAGCCAAAGTTGGATGGGCACAGATTTTACCAACGATGACCTGGTAAAAGAATCTTCTGTATTAAAGGATTATGATCATTCACTTGTTGGTGATACAGTGATTGGCAGCCGCAATTGTTATATTATTCAAATGATACCTAAAGCAGAAGCAGCTGTGGTATGGGGAAAGCTGATCGTATGTATTGATAAAACGGATTTCATCGAACTGCATACACGCTTTTATGATGAAGATGGTGTACTCATCAACAGTATGAATGGCTACGATATAAAAATGATGGACGGAAGGTTGATACCTACAAGGTTTGAAATGATTCCTGCAGATAAGCGAAACCATAAAACCGAAATGATCTATCGTTCTGTGCAATACGATCGACCTATAAACGATGGATTTTTTACAATTGAAAAAATGAAAGCCCTTCGTTAA
- a CDS encoding type-X family DNA polymerase produces the protein MKHPANNTRLSNIFHSMADCYSYLGPTERFRSIAYENAAKILFNMNEDISMYKDVKALDALGGIGESIAMKIIEYLRTGKIKAYEQLKQKVPFELLELMNITGFGPATLRTLHKQLHINSKQDLVDALQHNRLSKLKGFGPTKISNMMQALKLEKENKKRLALAEAEKIGNKLLSLVKTFPGVKRAELAGSLRRKKETIGDIDLIITANEKDRKKIITKLTNMQGVDKVIAAGRTKASIVLKEQQVQVDVRIVSDHEFGAAMLYFTGSKEHNIKLRSIAKERGFKINEYGIFNEQDEWLAGETEEEMYRFLGMNYIPPEKRLNKGEIEQAMRKRPVEILKKKHL, from the coding sequence ATGAAACATCCGGCAAATAATACCAGACTTTCAAACATCTTTCACAGCATGGCTGATTGTTACAGTTACCTGGGACCAACTGAACGTTTTCGCAGCATTGCTTATGAAAATGCAGCAAAGATTCTGTTCAATATGAATGAAGATATTTCGATGTATAAAGATGTGAAAGCGTTGGATGCGCTGGGCGGCATTGGTGAAAGCATTGCCATGAAAATTATTGAATATCTCCGCACAGGCAAGATAAAAGCCTATGAACAACTCAAACAGAAAGTACCATTTGAATTATTGGAGCTGATGAATATCACTGGTTTTGGTCCGGCAACCTTACGAACTTTGCACAAACAACTGCATATAAACTCAAAACAGGATTTGGTTGATGCTTTGCAACATAACCGGTTGAGCAAGCTGAAAGGGTTTGGGCCTACGAAGATCAGTAACATGATGCAGGCTTTGAAACTGGAAAAAGAAAACAAAAAACGACTGGCACTTGCTGAAGCAGAAAAGATTGGAAATAAACTACTGTCATTGGTGAAAACATTTCCTGGTGTAAAGCGTGCAGAACTGGCAGGCAGTTTGAGGAGAAAAAAGGAAACGATTGGTGATATTGACCTGATCATTACAGCCAATGAAAAAGACAGGAAAAAGATCATTACCAAACTCACTAATATGCAGGGTGTTGATAAGGTAATAGCAGCAGGGCGAACCAAAGCAAGCATTGTATTAAAAGAGCAACAGGTGCAGGTGGATGTGCGCATTGTAAGCGATCATGAATTCGGAGCTGCCATGCTATATTTCACCGGTTCAAAAGAACATAACATTAAACTCCGCAGCATTGCAAAAGAACGTGGTTTCAAAATAAACGAATACGGCATTTTTAATGAGCAGGATGAGTGGCTGGCCGGAGAAACGGAAGAAGAGATGTATCGGTTTTTAGGCATGAACTACATCCCGCCGGAAAAGCGGCTCAACAAAGGCGAAATTGAACAGGCCATGCGCAAAAGACCTGTTGAAATATTAAAAAAAAAACATTTATGA
- a CDS encoding ABC transporter permease has translation MIFVMAWRNIWRNKMRSLVIMFSIATGLFAGIAVLALYKGMMKSRVRTVIYSEVAHLQLHDSDFKKDYDPSYTIRNGNAVVNSIRQLPEVKLAAIRTVTNGMLATATGSAGVIINGIVPEQEYELSQLRKKIVDGKLFDEKKKNQVMIGKKLAKKMKLKTGSKLVLTFTDTSGAIVSSAFRVAAIYQSENAPLDERNVYVQMSDLNELLLNEQSFHEIAVLLTKDEDVKHVQLLLQQLFPSLQVESWKEISPETDLMVDTVDLYSYIIMVIIMIALAFGIINTMLMAILERTREIGMMIALGTNRMKVFLLVMLETLMLTFAGTPIGVFIGWIVMSYYNKNGLDFSGMGEEMMSSFGFSTIIYPEFPAEKLAGVMLIVMGTALISCLFPAIKALKLQPVEALRR, from the coding sequence ATGATTTTTGTAATGGCATGGAGGAATATCTGGCGTAATAAAATGCGCAGCCTGGTAATTATGTTTTCAATTGCCACCGGGCTTTTTGCGGGTATTGCCGTACTGGCTTTATACAAAGGAATGATGAAGAGCAGGGTGCGTACAGTTATTTATTCCGAAGTAGCACATCTTCAACTGCACGACAGTGATTTTAAAAAGGACTACGATCCATCTTATACTATTCGTAATGGTAATGCAGTTGTAAACAGTATCCGTCAGTTGCCTGAAGTGAAACTTGCTGCAATACGAACTGTAACCAATGGGATGCTTGCAACTGCTACCGGTAGTGCGGGTGTAATCATTAACGGTATTGTGCCCGAACAGGAGTATGAACTTTCGCAGTTGCGGAAAAAAATAGTTGACGGTAAATTATTCGATGAAAAAAAGAAGAACCAGGTAATGATTGGTAAGAAGCTGGCGAAGAAAATGAAACTGAAAACAGGATCGAAGCTGGTGTTAACATTTACAGATACTTCCGGTGCAATTGTGTCTTCTGCTTTTCGGGTGGCAGCTATTTATCAAAGTGAAAATGCACCACTGGATGAACGGAATGTGTATGTGCAGATGAGCGATTTAAATGAATTGTTACTGAATGAACAATCGTTTCATGAAATAGCTGTACTGCTTACGAAAGATGAAGATGTAAAACATGTACAGTTGTTATTGCAACAACTGTTTCCGTCGCTACAGGTAGAATCCTGGAAAGAAATTTCACCTGAAACAGATCTGATGGTTGATACAGTTGATCTGTATTCTTATATCATCATGGTTATTATCATGATTGCGCTGGCCTTTGGCATTATAAATACCATGCTTATGGCAATACTTGAACGTACACGGGAAATAGGCATGATGATCGCTCTCGGTACAAACCGGATGAAAGTTTTTTTACTTGTGATGCTTGAAACACTCATGCTCACATTTGCCGGCACACCTATAGGTGTATTCATCGGATGGATCGTGATGAGCTATTATAATAAAAACGGTCTTGATTTTTCGGGGATGGGCGAAGAGATGATGAGCAGTTTTGGATTCAGTACAATAATCTACCCTGAGTTTCCTGCAGAAAAACTAGCAGGTGTAATGTTGATTGTGATGGGTACGGCTCTTATATCCTGTTTATTTCCTGCCATAAAAGCATTAAAACTGCAACCCGTTGAAGCATTAAGACGATAA
- a CDS encoding ABC transporter ATP-binding protein, which produces MNNTVIDVHNISRVYNPETIPVYAVNNVHLHLERGEFTALVGPSGSGKTTLLNMIGGLDKPDQGNIMINGVDITRLSARQLIEFRLQNIGFVFQSYNLIPVLTAKENVEFIMLLQGVKKKERDERVKQLFKQISMDEKLDVRPAQLSGGQQQRVAVARALASKPQFILADEPTANLDSKSAANLLDIMADLNIKENITFLFSTHDQRVISRARRVITLVDGKIASDTAAVDITQPHTLETA; this is translated from the coding sequence ATGAACAATACAGTCATCGATGTGCATAACATCAGCAGGGTATACAATCCTGAAACCATACCTGTGTATGCTGTGAATAATGTGCATCTGCACCTTGAGCGTGGCGAGTTTACAGCATTGGTTGGTCCGTCGGGTTCCGGTAAAACAACATTACTTAACATGATTGGTGGATTGGATAAACCCGACCAGGGAAATATCATGATCAATGGTGTGGATATAACCAGGCTTTCTGCAAGACAACTGATTGAGTTTCGTTTGCAGAATATTGGTTTCGTTTTTCAATCGTATAATTTAATTCCGGTATTAACGGCAAAAGAAAATGTTGAATTTATTATGCTGTTGCAGGGAGTGAAGAAAAAAGAACGGGATGAGCGGGTGAAACAATTGTTCAAACAGATTTCGATGGATGAGAAACTGGATGTGCGACCTGCGCAATTATCCGGCGGGCAACAACAACGGGTAGCTGTTGCAAGAGCTTTGGCATCAAAACCACAATTTATTTTAGCTGATGAACCAACTGCAAACCTTGATTCAAAGTCGGCAGCTAACCTCCTCGATATTATGGCAGACCTGAATATAAAAGAAAATATCACCTTTCTTTTTTCTACACATGATCAACGTGTCATCAGCAGAGCAAGAAGGGTGATCACATTGGTTGATGGCAAGATCGCCTCCGATACCGCTGCTGTTGATATTACTCAACCTCATACTTTAGAAACAGCATAG